The sequence TATCGATACGCCAAAGAAAACAATCTTCTTCTGTTATTGCCATTCACAACCGTAACCGAATACCTCTACGAGCTCCGCGCCCTAGCAACCCTTATGCAACCCCTCGGTGCCAACGCGCTCTTCTACCTCGCGGCCGCCGTATCCGATTTCTTCATTCCCCGCGACCGAATGGCCGAACACAAAATCCAATCTTCCAACGAAGTCCCCATCCCCGGCCAGGCACCAACCAAACCCGACACAGCCGCCCACACCGTCCCCGAAAGCACCTCCGCCATCCTCCCAGATCACATCTACACCGGCTTCAACGACCCCAACGGACCCCCAAAACATCAGAAGAAACTCGTCGTTGACCTTGACCCCGTACCCAAGTTCCTCCACCGCCTCGTGAACGGCTGGGCCCCGGCCGGCTCCATGATCGTCAGCTTCAAGCTCGAGACCGACCCGGCCCTTCTCGTTCTGAAATCAGAACAGGCACTCCAGCGCTACTCACACCACCTCGTCATCGGCAACCTCCTCTCCAATCGGAAATGGGAAGTCGTCTTCGTGAGCAGGAAGCCCGACGGCGCCATTCAGGAGCGCTGGATCCGGATCCCTAGGCCGAGAAGAAGTGTGAGTGGTGCGTTGCCGGGAATGAGCGCTGGACTTCAGGCTGGGTTGTCACCTGCTGCCGCGGCAGCGGCCGCGGCCGCGGCGCACGAGCACGCTCAGAAGGAGGTTGAGATCGAGAGCGTGATCATCCCGGAGTTAAAGAAGATGCATACAGTTATGATCGAAAGAGCAAAAACCAAGGAGCCGAAATGGTGTCACGATGCATAGAAAAAGGCCTAACAGAAAGAAAACGCTTTCCACCTAGGTGTGGGCCTCCGGCACCCTTGAAAGCACCTCTTTGAAAGTAGATTTATTATGACTTTTGGTGGGCGCGCTTCCTTTTGGATATATTGTACCGTGCAAGtgttctttcttttcctaGCTTTGCAATTGTTCCTAGATTTTTCAACCTATATACATACTACAAAGTGGATTGGTTGTCTAATGGACCGCTACGCGGTTCCATTTTCGCATATTTTGTTACTTTATACACGTTTGATTCGAGAACTCTAGAGGACTACGTGGGATCCTCGGTTCCATTTTTGCTATGACTCAATTTATTACGACCTACGGGCGTGCTCGAGTAAAATAATACATGAATCGCCCAGCTGTCCAGCTGAAACATGGACTGGTCAACCATACTACAGATCAATTATTCAAGAGCTGTCCTTCAACGGAGGAGCATCCGGGTCCTCCATGCATTGATCTACCCTCATGATCTGCTTGCCACTTGCCTTGACAAGCTGAAAGACGTCTTTGAAATAATCAACCGTGGAGCGATGCAAGAAATGCATGACAGCGAGATCACCACCCTTTTCGAGATCCCGTTTGAAAGCTTCATACTGCTTCTCGGGAGTTGGTGAGTGCGCCCAAAGCCAGTCTTCAATATCGACACTCCAAGTGATGATGTACGGACTTTCAATATGTTCGGCGAGTCGCTGCCTAGTCCTTGCACCAACGACACCGAACGGAGGTCGGAAGTATCGGCCTGGTGAAATTTGGTGAGGATAGGTAAGCAGGAGGTGTGTTGGTCGGGGGAAACTTACTCTCAATTCCCAACTGCTCTTTCATGGTCTTGATGTTTTCGGTTATTTCTGAATCAATCTCTTCAAGCGAGGAAAGTCCTTCCACCCTATTCCAGCCGTTAGGATAAACAGTGCTGCGGAGTCGACGAAAGCACTCACGCAGGGTGAGAGAATGTGTGCAAAGCGACCTGATGACCACGAGACAACATGTCACGGTATGTTTCCGTGAAATTTGAAGTCTGATCTAGCAGCCCATTTCCGACTGTGAAGAAGGTAACTTTGATATCCTCTTCCTCTAATATCTGGATCACTTCTTGTGCAAACTCTGGACGACCATCATCGATCCCAAAGGCAAAGGAATTGGGTCGCTTGCATTTGACAGCCAATGTGCCACTAGGAAGCTTGACTGGAACCTCAAAATCCTCAGGCACATCAGACGTGATCTCAACCTTATACAGTATCGCCGGCTTCCTGGTATAGAAACCGTTAAAGGCGACAGAGTTTACCCGGGAGAAATCGATGTTGAAGTGGTGAAGCGGCATGTAAATGTCCCCACCGGCAGAGTAACGCGCTGCTTCGAGAGAGTCCCACGTTTCGGGATAAGGGGCTCTGGTTTGATCACACCATTCGTTGTTCTGCGTAAGAGAAACTGTGAACTTATCGGTGCCGGAGAAAGAGATGTGGAGATACATGTTCATGTACTCCGACATGTCCAAGCAGTAAGGGCCGAGTCTGGTGTGGAAGTTCATATCTGGATCTGATGGAGTAAGATGCAAGTATCCAGGACCGTATTCGGCCGGCATTCCTTCATCTGGCCCGGCCCATCCTTCGAGGTTGTTGGATCCGGGTACGTCAAAGGTATCAATAACCAGAGGTTCTACGAACGGCCGCATTGGAGCTGCAAAGGTGGAAATATTCAAAAGCGCCAAGCAGAGGGTCACAGCCCGGTAAACAGCCACCAGGCATTCGGGGGCCATCTTGAAATAAAGAACTATTGATAATCCGGTTATTCTGCTTGGTAGAGATACAATCGGAAAATCCTAGCGGGAAAACACAGGCGTCCAAGTATTCGTCCTCTGCTATACCGAAAAATGGAGAGGTCAAGCGGGAAAAGGCAGAGGAAAAGGGATAACAAGCGATGCAAAATCGAATTATCCTGTGGCCATTTCTCCGGTAACCGCAGGCGAGAGAAAGTCCATCCCGAAGAATGGAAACAAGGCCGCAATTGCTAGCCCGCAACCTCCAGTGCGTTGTTTCCCCCCAGAATGCGAGGAGCAGAACCCGGTTCCAAAGCTGATTAAACTCCCTGTCCGAAGTGGCATCGGCTCGAGTATTCTATGCTTTATCAGAGAAGCGCACCCAAAACAGATCTGGTGATAGACGTTTCAAAGGCGGACCTGGGAGAGCCTATAGACGCCCTGTACAGGAGTAAAAGGGGCTGGAGTTTGTGGCTGCTGATGAGCCAAGTAGTTAGTTACTTATGTGTGGCTCAGCAACTGTGGCTTGATAGTGTCGAAAGCCCGATGCCAGTGCGGAGAATTTCAGCGGACGTCGCGGGATGCGTTGAGCCTGTTCATCCGATGTCTACGGGGCCGTTCTACAGGTACGCTACATCAGTTCTCAGTAGCTAAAACTGAGACTCTGTGAAGTTATTCTCTGATTAAGGTATGTATGTTCATGAGATTCCGTCGCTAATAAGATCTCGAAAATATGGACAAGAATTAGTTCAGTCGTAACTTAGATTTGGGCAGACAGGTGAAAACGCTAGAAAACACCGAAAGTACACCTCTTTTCGTTGAGGGTCAAAGCCATGGACACATTAAAGCAGTCAAAGCCAGCATTAGACGTTTTCATTTTTAACAAGGAAATGTGCAAGGGCATCAAACAATCGTCGTATGCTTCTCGTTCGGTTGCATATCAGGAGAGACAGTCTCTGGCGTCTCCTCTCCACCTTTTACCTGCTGCCCTTCTCTTCTTGCATGACCAGCAGTTACTGGGTCATAGTTTGGCGTCTCCGGAACTTCACCCGCCAGCTCCTCCAAGGTCTTCCTCTTGGTTTCAGGGATGAGGAAGGAGGTAATAAGTCCACACAGCATGAACAAAGCAAATATTTGCATGACGTGCTTGAGCCAAGGCTTCTCGGATGACCCTGGCTTTGCTCCCCGAGAGACTAGAGGGCCAAACACACACTGCGCAATGATGGCACCCACCTTCCCTGAAGCAGCACTGAGGCCATGAGACGTGGATCTATATCTGGTCGGGAAACATTCGCCAGGAACGATGAAAGTGGTGGAGTTGGGCCcgaagttgaagaagaactGGGCGATAACATAGAGGGCCAAGAGTCCGTTGTTCGAGTGGAGGAGTTTGTCGTAGGCGAAGCCGATGACAATGAAGAGCGCCGTGAGCATTGTAAAGCCCATGATCTGAATCGGTTTACGCCCAAGAGTGTCAACGGTAGCGACGGTGACCCAGTATCCGGGAATGGCGCCGGCGCAAATCAGGATCAAATTTCCCACTGCG is a genomic window of Coccidioides posadasii str. Silveira chromosome 3, complete sequence containing:
- a CDS encoding uncharacterized protein (BUSCO:401387at4751~EggNog:ENOG410PGAA~COG:H~TransMembrane:2 (i172-192o198-215i)~BUSCO:6990at33183) is translated as MAAKIVPTDSLSPDEMESHYFKTNPPPIHLQTHITIARAFINRHVEAGRRVVLVTSGGTTVPLEAQTVRFIDNFSAGTRGATSAEYFLQEGYAVIFLHRQFSLLPYSRHYSHSTNCFLDFMDEAPSQSASSSFSSTIGEKNTEHGPIVVRTEYQDDMRKVLRQYRYAKENNLLLLLPFTTVTEYLYELRALATLMQPLGANALFYLAAAVSDFFIPRDRMAEHKIQSSNEVPIPGQAPTKPDTAAHTVPESTSAILPDHIYTGFNDPNGPPKHQKKLVVDLDPVPKFLHRLVNGWAPAGSMIVSFKLETDPALLVLKSEQALQRYSHHLVIGNLLSNRKWEVVFVSRKPDGAIQERWIRIPRPRRSVSGALPGMSAGLQAGLSPAAAAAAAAAAHEHAQKEVEIESVIIPELKKMHTVMIERAKTKEPKWCHDA
- a CDS encoding uncharacterized protein (CAZy:CE4~SECRETED:SignalP(1-26)~EggNog:ENOG410PK45~COG:G~BUSCO:8238at33183), which translates into the protein MAPECLVAVYRAVTLCLALLNISTFAAPMRPFVEPLVIDTFDVPGSNNLEGWAGPDEGMPAEYGPGYLHLTPSDPDMNFHTRLGPYCLDMSEYMNMYLHISFSGTDKFTVSLTQNNEWCDQTRAPYPETWDSLEAARYSAGGDIYMPLHHFNIDFSRVNSVAFNGFYTRKPAILYKVEITSDVPEDFEVPVKLPSGTLAVKCKRPNSFAFGIDDGRPEFAQEVIQILEEEDIKVTFFTVGNGLLDQTSNFTETYRDMLSRGHQVALHTFSHPAVEGLSSLEEIDSEITENIKTMKEQLGIESRYFRPPFGVVGARTRQRLAEHIESPYIITWSVDIEDWLWAHSPTPEKQYEAFKRDLEKGGDLAVMHFLHRSTVDYFKDVFQLVKASGKQIMRVDQCMEDPDAPPLKDSS